From Arcticibacter tournemirensis, one genomic window encodes:
- the nrfA gene encoding ammonia-forming cytochrome c nitrite reductase: MRNWILFIATVLIVFLLSMLVYSVMDRKTEARFAYHPRVEIKGIEPRDSLWGLNYPRQYQSYQKTQDTTFKSKYNTSGFRDALEENPETIILWAGYAFSKGYNQPRGHNHAVRDVLASVRIGAPKEPGSGAMPSTCWTCKSPDVPRLMKELGVTEFYSKKLSDFGSQIINPIGCADCHDPKTMNLTITRPALVEAFQAMGRDINKASHQEMRSLVCAQCHVEYYFDKHKPGKEKAQYVTFPWKDGHTVEAMEAYYDKIEFADWVHPLSKAKMLKAQHPDFEIYSFGVHAKRGVSCADCHMPYGTEGGQKFTDHHIGSPLSNVENSCFVCHREKVSDLVSDVYERQTKVKQGISQLQRHIAMAHLEAEKAWKLGAKEPQMAKILKGIRHAQWRWDYIAASHGAGFHAPLESSRILASGSAIIQEARIELARVLASLGYNQPVKMPDLNSKAALQAYIGVDLEKEKMEKANFLEQVVPKWLKEGKAREAKQKVNMLN, from the coding sequence ATGAGAAACTGGATCCTTTTTATCGCGACCGTGTTAATAGTGTTTTTACTGTCCATGCTTGTTTATTCTGTTATGGACAGGAAGACAGAGGCAAGATTTGCTTATCACCCCCGGGTTGAGATTAAAGGCATAGAGCCGCGTGATTCACTTTGGGGATTAAACTATCCCCGGCAGTATCAGTCGTACCAGAAAACTCAGGATACTACGTTTAAAAGCAAATACAACACCAGCGGATTTCGTGATGCTTTAGAGGAAAATCCCGAGACGATCATTCTATGGGCTGGCTATGCCTTCAGCAAAGGATACAACCAGCCCCGGGGGCATAATCACGCGGTAAGGGATGTGCTCGCTTCGGTGAGGATCGGGGCTCCTAAAGAGCCGGGTTCCGGGGCAATGCCAAGCACCTGCTGGACATGCAAAAGCCCGGATGTTCCCCGGCTGATGAAGGAACTCGGCGTAACAGAGTTTTACAGCAAGAAATTGTCAGATTTCGGCAGCCAGATCATTAATCCGATTGGTTGTGCTGATTGCCACGACCCAAAAACGATGAATTTAACGATCACCCGACCTGCATTAGTAGAAGCTTTTCAGGCTATGGGACGCGATATCAATAAAGCCTCACACCAGGAAATGCGCTCGCTTGTTTGTGCGCAGTGTCATGTGGAATATTATTTCGATAAGCACAAGCCAGGTAAAGAAAAAGCCCAGTATGTCACTTTTCCATGGAAAGATGGCCATACCGTTGAAGCGATGGAAGCTTATTACGACAAGATTGAATTTGCCGACTGGGTACACCCTTTGAGTAAAGCGAAAATGCTCAAAGCTCAGCATCCCGACTTCGAAATCTACTCATTCGGCGTACATGCAAAAAGAGGGGTTTCATGTGCCGACTGCCATATGCCTTATGGAACAGAAGGTGGACAGAAATTTACGGACCACCACATAGGCTCGCCGCTCTCCAACGTCGAAAACTCCTGCTTTGTATGCCATAGGGAAAAAGTATCCGACCTGGTAAGCGATGTTTACGAACGGCAAACTAAAGTAAAACAAGGCATATCTCAACTACAACGTCATATAGCGATGGCACACCTCGAGGCAGAGAAAGCCTGGAAGCTGGGAGCTAAAGAACCCCAGATGGCAAAGATCCTGAAAGGGATCAGACACGCGCAGTGGCGCTGGGATTACATAGCAGCTTCGCACGGCGCCGGATTCCACGCTCCGCTCGAATCAAGCCGTATCCTCGCTTCTGGTTCTGCTATCATTCAGGAAGCAAGGATTGAACTGGCAAGGGTTCTCGCATCCCTTGGTTATAACCAGCCTGTAAAAATGCCGGACCTGAACAGCAAAGCCGCCCTTCAGGCGTATATAGGAGTAGATCTCGAAAAAGAGAAAATGGAGAAAGCAAATTTCCTTGAACAGGTAGTACCTAAATGGCTCAAAGAAGGAAAAGCCAGGGAAGCAAAGCAAAAAGTAAATATGCTTAACTAA
- the ccsA gene encoding cytochrome c biogenesis protein CcsA: MTYYKFLTSTRTSLVLLIAFAAAMAVATFIENDHGTAVARGLVYETWWFEFILLWLAVNFLAHIRQYKLFHRNRWPIGLFHIAFVIIIIGAGVTRYFSEEGVIHIREGQKEDTFYTNARYLQLKQIDKGSGKQFQKPVTLISHNFKPQATSANLGDETFTVIFEEYTTGAREEIVAGSDTFLEFAVASGEGRQDYVIKEGNGLQMGGLSLGTQKGSRNPVKIFKQGKTWMIHSAVHLQQMDMATQQIGVLHAGETKPLKLRSLYQAEGVAFLVKAIHEKATLKYRQEKDEKLAKNLPEVVKLKVTDEHGKPLVDSYIRMSSLDPSWQPFTYKGKQYMVTYGPKAKKLPFNLHLRDFQLERYPGSQSPESYASELRVTDSENDFRFRVFMNNVLDYKGYRFYQSSYDTDEKGTVLSVNRDRPGTYLTYLGYTLLGLGMFLTLFTKGSRFRLVNKKLTAIRKRTGAALTALLTFLCISANAQSPGTLPLVPAEKAAEYGKLIVQDLDGRMKPLNTLANEILRKLNGKSSIALPDSSGGAKLSPEQFLLAVQMDPVLSSRLPLIRIDKEKSHLAFLALGIKPAERISFSDFVNKDGEYLLQDLVEEANKLKPAERNEGHKELLKTDERFNIFYALLTGDFLRIFPNKDDPNNTWFTSQQSQKGFAEEDARFVENITALYLSGLQKGLQERNWTQADEALSYMHLFQQKAGKKVYPEERLIKAELLYNKLSLGNKLFGPFWLTGILMLALVILMLFKESKLITWGWIAGKALSWLGLLIFTFHLGLRWYIAKHPPWSDGFEMLVFVAWGVLLFGLIFSAKSKFTVPLALLFSGTLLFVSFLDWLNPEITNLMPVLHSYWLKIHVAIIVSSYAPLALTAILGLLSLLLLIFKPASPKPNWWISMQELTIVSEMSATIGLFLLTIGTFLGGVWANESWGRYWAWDPKETWALISVIVYAFVLHLRLIPALKNMLTYSLASLWAFSSIVMTSFGVNYYLSGLHSYAAGDPVPIPVWVYWAVGILLLISVISVLKYRKMQEQEKKMLIV, encoded by the coding sequence ATGACATATTATAAATTCCTGACTTCCACCCGCACTTCCCTTGTACTACTTATTGCATTTGCCGCTGCTATGGCCGTGGCCACCTTTATCGAAAATGACCATGGCACAGCGGTGGCCCGGGGACTGGTATACGAGACATGGTGGTTTGAGTTCATTCTGCTCTGGCTCGCTGTTAATTTCCTGGCCCACATCAGGCAATACAAACTTTTTCACAGAAACAGGTGGCCTATCGGCTTATTTCACATCGCATTTGTCATCATCATCATAGGAGCTGGTGTGACAAGGTATTTCAGCGAAGAAGGCGTCATTCATATCCGGGAGGGGCAAAAGGAAGACACTTTCTACACCAACGCACGCTATCTGCAGCTCAAACAAATAGATAAAGGATCTGGAAAACAGTTTCAAAAGCCGGTCACACTGATCAGCCATAATTTCAAACCTCAAGCTACTTCGGCAAACCTCGGCGATGAAACATTTACCGTAATTTTTGAGGAGTATACAACGGGCGCCAGAGAAGAGATCGTGGCAGGCTCTGATACTTTTCTGGAATTTGCAGTGGCATCAGGAGAGGGAAGACAAGATTACGTTATAAAAGAGGGCAACGGACTGCAGATGGGCGGACTTTCACTCGGAACGCAAAAAGGCAGCCGGAATCCCGTTAAGATATTTAAACAGGGCAAAACGTGGATGATCCATTCGGCCGTTCATCTGCAGCAGATGGACATGGCAACGCAGCAGATTGGCGTACTTCACGCCGGAGAAACCAAGCCCCTGAAGCTCCGCTCACTCTACCAGGCAGAAGGAGTGGCTTTTCTTGTAAAAGCGATTCATGAGAAGGCTACGCTGAAATACCGGCAAGAGAAAGACGAAAAGCTGGCGAAGAATCTGCCAGAAGTTGTGAAGCTGAAAGTAACGGACGAGCATGGAAAACCCTTGGTTGATAGCTATATCAGAATGAGCAGCCTTGATCCTTCATGGCAGCCCTTCACTTACAAAGGGAAACAGTATATGGTGACCTATGGTCCTAAAGCTAAGAAACTCCCCTTTAATCTTCATCTGAGAGATTTTCAGCTGGAGCGCTATCCCGGCAGTCAGAGTCCCGAGAGTTATGCAAGCGAACTACGAGTGACGGATTCAGAAAATGACTTCCGGTTTCGGGTATTTATGAATAATGTACTCGATTACAAAGGATACCGCTTTTACCAGTCCTCGTACGACACCGACGAGAAAGGTACGGTATTATCTGTAAACCGTGACCGTCCCGGCACCTACCTCACTTACCTCGGATATACCTTACTCGGCCTTGGTATGTTTCTGACACTATTTACCAAGGGTAGTCGTTTCCGGCTCGTGAATAAAAAACTGACAGCGATACGAAAAAGAACGGGCGCAGCCTTAACTGCTCTCCTTACCTTCTTGTGCATATCCGCAAACGCGCAGTCGCCGGGTACACTACCCCTGGTACCTGCAGAAAAAGCGGCTGAATATGGAAAACTTATCGTCCAGGACCTGGATGGGCGCATGAAGCCGCTCAATACGCTTGCCAATGAAATTCTGCGCAAGTTAAATGGCAAGTCGTCTATCGCCCTCCCCGACAGTTCCGGTGGTGCGAAACTTAGTCCTGAACAATTCCTGCTGGCAGTGCAGATGGATCCGGTGTTATCAAGCAGGCTTCCACTTATCCGGATCGACAAAGAAAAATCTCACCTGGCATTCCTGGCCCTTGGAATAAAACCGGCGGAAAGGATCAGTTTCAGCGATTTTGTTAATAAGGATGGCGAATACCTGCTTCAGGACCTGGTAGAGGAGGCCAACAAACTTAAACCGGCAGAGCGGAACGAAGGGCATAAAGAACTGCTTAAAACAGATGAGCGGTTTAATATATTCTATGCTCTTCTTACCGGCGACTTCCTGCGTATCTTCCCGAACAAAGACGACCCGAACAATACCTGGTTTACCAGTCAGCAATCGCAAAAGGGATTTGCTGAAGAAGATGCTCGCTTTGTTGAAAATATTACTGCCCTGTATCTTTCGGGCTTGCAAAAGGGCTTGCAGGAAAGAAACTGGACACAGGCCGATGAGGCGCTAAGTTATATGCACCTCTTTCAGCAGAAAGCAGGAAAAAAAGTATATCCGGAAGAGCGCCTCATTAAAGCCGAACTCCTTTACAACAAATTAAGCCTCGGCAATAAACTGTTTGGCCCTTTCTGGTTAACAGGCATATTGATGCTTGCCCTCGTGATATTGATGTTATTTAAAGAGTCGAAGCTCATAACATGGGGCTGGATTGCCGGAAAGGCGTTGAGCTGGCTGGGACTCCTGATCTTTACCTTCCATCTTGGCTTGCGATGGTATATCGCAAAGCATCCACCCTGGAGCGACGGCTTCGAAATGCTCGTTTTTGTTGCATGGGGTGTGCTGCTATTTGGCCTGATCTTTTCGGCAAAGTCGAAGTTTACAGTTCCGCTGGCACTGCTGTTTTCGGGCACATTGCTTTTCGTAAGTTTCCTCGACTGGCTAAATCCTGAAATCACCAACCTGATGCCCGTACTGCATTCATACTGGCTCAAAATTCATGTGGCTATCATTGTAAGCTCTTATGCGCCCCTGGCGTTGACTGCTATACTCGGGCTGCTTAGCCTGCTTTTGCTCATTTTTAAGCCCGCATCCCCTAAACCAAACTGGTGGATAAGCATGCAGGAGTTAACTATTGTAAGCGAAATGTCGGCTACCATCGGCTTATTCCTGCTAACGATAGGTACTTTTCTTGGAGGCGTATGGGCGAATGAAAGCTGGGGCAGATACTGGGCATGGGATCCGAAAGAAACGTGGGCGCTTATATCGGTTATTGTATATGCCTTTGTATTGCACCTCCGTCTGATTCCGGCGCTGAAGAATATGCTTACCTATAGCCTGGCCAGTCTATGGGCTTTTTCTTCTATCGTCATGACATCGTTTGGCGTGAACTACTACCTCTCGGGCCTTCATTCATACGCTGCCGGAGATCCTGTGCCCATACCGGTTTGGGTGTACTGGGCAGTAGGCATCCTGCTTCTTATTTCGGTTATATCTGTGCTAAAATACCGCAAGATGCAAGAGCAGGAAAAGAAAATGTTGATAGTATAA
- the nrfH gene encoding cytochrome c nitrite reductase small subunit yields the protein MARFRKFKRFLFKYSLIPPRKWRPAAIMAVASFVGLGLYIIRLSNAASYLSDDPQACVNCHLMTPQYITWNHSSHREVAHCNDCHVPHNNVFNKYYFKAKDGLYHASIFTLRAEPQVIKAKGASVEVIQDNCIRCHQDQVTDAKMAGFVEDHYEKRTDRTCWECHREVPHGRVKSLSSVGFQIEPIRAYTTPETKIVPDWLKESMNEQKTAQSK from the coding sequence ATGGCTAGATTTCGTAAATTCAAACGTTTTCTTTTCAAATACAGCTTAATACCACCCAGAAAATGGCGGCCGGCCGCTATAATGGCAGTTGCTTCTTTTGTGGGTTTGGGACTATATATCATAAGGCTTAGTAATGCTGCTTCCTATCTGTCAGACGATCCGCAAGCTTGTGTAAACTGCCATTTGATGACGCCTCAATATATCACCTGGAATCATAGTTCGCACCGCGAGGTTGCACATTGCAACGATTGTCATGTGCCTCATAACAACGTTTTTAATAAATATTACTTTAAGGCGAAAGATGGACTGTATCATGCTTCCATTTTCACACTTCGCGCAGAACCACAGGTCATAAAAGCGAAAGGAGCTTCTGTGGAGGTCATACAGGATAATTGCATCCGCTGTCATCAGGACCAGGTTACAGACGCAAAGATGGCTGGCTTTGTGGAAGACCATTATGAAAAAAGGACAGACCGGACCTGCTGGGAATGCCACAGGGAGGTACCTCACGGAAGAGTAAAAAGTCTCTCGTCTGTCGGTTTTCAAATAGAACCCATCCGTGCCTATACAACTCCCGAAACGAAGATAGTACCTGACTGGCTCAAAGAATCGATGAACGAACAGAAAACAGCACAATCCAAATAA